Proteins from one Salaquimonas pukyongi genomic window:
- a CDS encoding N-acetylmuramoyl-L-alanine amidase: MISGSPAGVLAVILFAIMAVAASFPPGFGAAAFAQAKAASGEGDTRPATVAYDGKLEAWEKQTALVLKFDGKPDYRLFFMDRPDRLVLEFNEITLGFDQNFAKRTGGLVRQLRFGSITADRSRLVLALAAGAEIREQALEADAQTGRYSLRIVLGEIDQALFSKRVAEQHALLGTSGEAVVKGGRVRSGPKREGYFTIVLDPGHGGIDGGAKGRTTDVAEKDVTLSVALQLGQLLEKAGPFHVFYTRDDDVFISLRERQAVARRENADLMISIHADALRQTYVRGATIYTLADKASDALAQQVADSENLADVVAGLAAPEESDVVTDILADLTLRETTHFSRAFSSMLARKMRDRVNLINNPQRAASFAVLKNAEVPSVLLELGYLSNSKDERLMADPAWQLKVAGIVSEAVADFFSGRQPRNSGN; encoded by the coding sequence TTGATATCCGGTTCGCCGGCAGGCGTGCTGGCCGTCATCTTGTTCGCCATTATGGCCGTTGCCGCCAGTTTTCCGCCGGGGTTTGGAGCTGCCGCGTTTGCCCAGGCGAAGGCTGCGAGCGGTGAAGGGGATACCCGGCCGGCAACCGTTGCCTATGACGGCAAGCTTGAGGCGTGGGAAAAACAAACAGCCCTTGTTTTGAAGTTTGACGGCAAACCCGACTACCGGCTGTTCTTCATGGACCGGCCGGACCGGCTGGTGCTTGAGTTTAATGAAATCACACTGGGCTTTGATCAGAATTTCGCCAAGCGAACCGGCGGTCTTGTTCGCCAGCTCCGCTTCGGCTCCATCACGGCGGACCGCTCAAGGCTTGTGCTGGCGCTTGCCGCGGGGGCGGAAATCCGCGAGCAGGCGCTTGAAGCCGACGCGCAAACGGGCCGCTACAGCCTGCGTATCGTTCTGGGAGAAATCGATCAGGCGCTGTTTTCCAAACGGGTGGCCGAACAGCATGCGCTGCTGGGCACCAGCGGAGAAGCGGTGGTCAAGGGCGGGCGTGTGCGGTCCGGCCCCAAGCGCGAAGGCTATTTCACCATCGTGCTCGACCCGGGCCATGGTGGTATCGACGGCGGCGCGAAAGGCCGCACGACCGATGTCGCCGAGAAGGACGTTACCCTTTCGGTCGCCCTTCAACTGGGCCAGTTGTTGGAGAAGGCCGGGCCTTTTCACGTGTTTTACACGCGCGATGACGATGTGTTCATATCGCTGAGGGAGCGCCAGGCGGTTGCGCGGCGTGAAAATGCGGATCTGATGATCTCCATCCATGCCGATGCTTTGCGCCAGACTTATGTGCGGGGGGCGACGATTTATACGCTGGCTGACAAGGCATCGGACGCACTTGCCCAGCAAGTTGCCGATTCTGAAAATCTTGCTGACGTGGTGGCAGGCCTTGCGGCGCCGGAAGAAAGCGATGTGGTGACCGACATCCTTGCCGATCTGACCTTGCGCGAGACCACCCATTTTTCCCGTGCGTTTTCCAGCATGCTGGCGCGCAAGATGCGCGACCGGGTCAACCTGATCAACAACCCGCAACGGGCCGCTTCCTTTGCCGTATTGAAGAATGCGGAAGTCCCCAGCGTATTGCTGGAACTGGGATATCTGTCCAACAGCAAGGACGAGCGCCTGATGGCGGACCCTGCATGGCAATTGAAAGTTGCCGGTATTGTCAGCGAAGCGGTGGCTGATTTCTTTTCCGGCCGGCAGCCCCGCAACAGCGGGAACTAA